The genomic interval GGCCTGTCGCAGCGGACCGAAGTGTCGCAGGTGCGGCTCGCCACGCATCTGTCGTTGGCGCTGCTCATCTACGCCGCAATCGTCTGGACGTTGCGCCGGCTGTCGGACCGGGCGCGCGCGACCGCCCCGACGCGGCTGAAAGCGACCGCACTGCTGCTGCTCGGGCTGACCTTCGTGCAGCTCTACGCCGGCGCGCTGGTCGCCGGCCTGCGCGCCGGGCGGGTGTACAACACCTGGCCAACGATCGACGGCGCGCTGATCCCGGACGCGGCGCGGCTGTGGTTCGAAAGCCCGTGGTGGAAGAACCTGTTCGACAATCATCTCACCGTGCAGTTCGATCATCGCATGCTGGCCTATGCACTGTGGACATTGGCGGCGCTGCACATGATCGACGCGCTGCGCACGCGGGCAGGGGCCGCGGCACGCGGCGCGGTGCTGCTGTTCCTGGCGCTGACCGCACAGGCCGCGCTCGGTATCTTCACTGTGCTGTACGCCGCGCCGATCGACCTCGCCCTCGCACATCAGGCGATGGCACTGGTGGTGCTGACGCTGGCCGTGCTGCAGGCTGAACGGCTGACGGCGACAAGCGACCATCAAACCGCGCTTGATCGCGGTGCTGCTGAGCGGCTTCCATCCAAGCCAGTCCTATCGGCATAGCCGCGGCGGCCGACTACGACTTGGCAGTCCGGCTCGTTCGTGCAGGCTTTCGCACGCTGGTCCGGCGCGACGATGCGAATTTAGCAGCAATCCGGCTGCGAGCCGTTTTGGTGACCACGCCCAGCAGCAGCAGGCGCGTCGCCAAATGCATCTCCTGGGCGAAACGCTTCCGGCTCCAGTTCACGGCTAGCCAGGCTTCCGTGGTTGAGGCCATCGCGCGCAGCAGCACCTCGGTGAAAGCTTCGTCATCGACGACGCGCTCGATTTCGCCGGCGTCCACTGCGGCGCGCACCATCGCGCACCACAATTGCTGCCCTTCGGCGAGCATCATCCCGCGCAGCTCGGCGGCGTGCTCGCCCTGCATCGCGGCGTAAAGACCGCGATAGAACGCCGGCTCTGCACAATAGTGCTTCACCACCAGATCGATCGCCGCTTCGAGTTGGGCGAGCGGCGATCCCGGGGGCCGGGTGGCGAGGCGGGTTTCGAACGCGGCGAACTCGTCGCGCACGACCAGCCGCA from Rhodopseudomonas palustris carries:
- a CDS encoding TetR/AcrR family transcriptional regulator, yielding MTAAHALIRESGGAGFSMIQLAKRAGVSPATPYNLVGTKADLLRLVVRDEFAAFETRLATRPPGSPLAQLEAAIDLVVKHYCAEPAFYRGLYAAMQGEHAAELRGMMLAEGQQLWCAMVRAAVDAGEIERVVDDEAFTEVLLRAMASTTEAWLAVNWSRKRFAQEMHLATRLLLLGVVTKTARSRIAAKFASSRRTSVRKPARTSRTAKS
- a CDS encoding COX15/CtaA family protein is translated as MTIAAAPPSSRVRAVRIWLTLVAALIAVMVLVGGATRLTESGLSIVEWKPVTGTLPPLTDAQWHAAFAGYKQIPQYRELNAGMTLDQFKTIFWWEWSHRLLGRVIGIVYLLPFLWFLWRGAIGPQWKRALWIIFALGALQGAVGWWMVASGLSQRTEVSQVRLATHLSLALLIYAAIVWTLRRLSDRARATAPTRLKATALLLLGLTFVQLYAGALVAGLRAGRVYNTWPTIDGALIPDAARLWFESPWWKNLFDNHLTVQFDHRMLAYALWTLAALHMIDALRTRAGAAARGAVLLFLALTAQAALGIFTVLYAAPIDLALAHQAMALVVLTLAVLQAERLTATSDHQTALDRGAAERLPSKPVLSA